Proteins found in one Balneolaceae bacterium genomic segment:
- a CDS encoding TIGR02452 family protein, with product MNKKEIARRTLQILEREKYRSPKGQTVDISEQLQFCLEHTECYTPEQLEAMFQTVLKNPISGRTETRFEVRNETTLQGSRRLAQEEKFENIGVLNFASARNPGGGFLKGAQAQEESLARSSGLYFSLKYCPSFYEYHRSHRSTLYSDRMIWSPGCPVFRTDDGALLEEFYTVHFITSPAPNAGAVEQNEPENISKIEYVLRERSSKILALAAHHGCDALVLGAWGCGVFQNDPETVAKIFRNHIGQTGAFHNCFQKVLFSVLDSSEDKSTIRPFHEMFGK from the coding sequence ATGAATAAAAAAGAGATTGCGCGTCGTACCCTGCAAATTCTGGAACGGGAAAAATACAGATCGCCGAAGGGACAGACAGTTGATATTTCCGAACAGTTACAGTTCTGCCTGGAGCACACGGAGTGTTATACCCCGGAACAGCTGGAGGCGATGTTCCAGACAGTACTGAAAAATCCGATTTCGGGAAGGACCGAAACACGATTTGAAGTCCGCAATGAAACCACACTGCAGGGCAGTCGACGCCTCGCTCAGGAAGAGAAGTTTGAAAATATCGGCGTGCTCAACTTTGCTTCGGCCCGCAATCCGGGAGGCGGATTTCTGAAAGGAGCTCAGGCACAGGAAGAGAGCCTGGCCCGGAGTTCCGGGTTATATTTCAGTTTGAAGTATTGTCCATCGTTTTATGAATATCACCGGTCGCACCGGAGTACGTTGTATTCCGACCGGATGATCTGGTCGCCCGGCTGTCCTGTCTTTCGAACCGATGACGGCGCGCTGCTGGAAGAATTTTATACGGTTCATTTTATCACCAGTCCGGCGCCAAATGCCGGGGCGGTAGAGCAAAATGAGCCTGAAAACATTTCGAAAATAGAATACGTTCTGCGGGAGCGTAGTTCAAAAATACTGGCTCTTGCCGCTCATCACGGATGCGATGCTCTTGTTCTCGGAGCGTGGGGGTGTGGCGTATTTCAAAATGATCCTGAAACCGTGGCGAAAATCTTTCGGAATCATATCGGCCAAACCGGTGCATTTCACAACTGTTTTCAAAAGGTGTTGTTTTCGGTTCTGGATTCTTCCGAAGACAAAAGTACGATCCGGCCGTTCCATGAAATGTTCGGGAAATAG